The stretch of DNA GTAATAGTTTGTTCCATTCCTTTTTTATGAATTAATGCTGTTATATTACAGACGTCTAGATACCGACATCAAATTTCACGATCCTCATTTGCTTTTATGTTTTTAGATAAATCTGAGCAATGtttagtaattttataatataatattatttaatgcATATTCATCTAagaataatttgttttttaagcaacgaagaaaaatatacaattctTGTACTAGTTCTTTTGAAAATCGAACATGttaattaagaatatttttaaacttttaattaaacgagaaaaatctttgtacatacaataatatttcaaaatgtgTCTTAATGATTTCACCATTGCACAAATTTTTGTTGGttaaatcaatgaaaattatttattttattcttttaaccTTCTATGCATGCCCAATTCATCTCTCTTTAAAAGCGTTTTTCATCCATGACTCGTGGaaattcctttctttttctgtaTCATCCATTAATTAATCACTACTTGGTTCATTAAATGTCTTCCATTTGTACAATTCACAATTCGTCttataataaaagtatcatCTTATTAGTTGTTTTAACAGTTTAAAATAGTTGAAATGCATTGAAATtatatcataaaaataatatgttagCGGTATTTCAGCTATATCCGGAATTAATGATTGTTTGCTACTTATACTGTACAAATGTATGACACGATCAGGACcggattaaaatttctaaggCCCGAGGGCTATCAAACCTTTAAGGGTGGTCTTCTCGGTTGGCTAACCTGGttcaaaaattgcaatttattctaaataaaagtaaataatatttaatcgaAGACGTATATTGGGGTTCCGTGCAAAGTGGGGCCCGCAGCTATAACTTCCCTTACACCTACCCTTAATCCGGTACTGGATGCGATTGCCAAAGATGCTTGTTAACCTTTTGAAgtacatttaattttgttttctaACGATATTAAATCCAAATATAAAGATACATTTTTTGGTTGATATTATCGATCTTCAAAAGAAGGGAAAGAAGCTGTCACCAATTCGATTTTTATTCGTTTTGGAATATTATGATATGGCGAAAAATTATTATGGCTGGAAATTTAACTTTCATGTACTTCAAAAGGTTAAGATACATGTTTACataacaaatttaaaattttattatatagtTAACGTTATGTAGATTTAcggaattaaaaattcttcagaTACACACGTATGATTACTCACAATCAGTTGGAATCAGTGAAACGACGATTAAATAAGTATTAGCAATGTATTTAGTACCTTATACGGTAATAGCGCAAACCAAACAACGTATTTTACTGTTTTTCTAGTTAACTAGTTAACTATAATTACCCAgttcaaatttcaaaacttcGAAATTTaagtttcaaagttttcgaaaTTACCAATCACAAAtcttaaatttcaaaactttaaaatttttattctacagtttcaaaattaaaattttttagttttaaaATGTATAGTTTCAAACTTCTTAAATCTAAATTTTAGGTTGCTGAATTTATAGTCCTAAaaatattaacccttgaacagtaGAGCTTGGGTCAATCGAGACCCAAacttaaaaaatgtatatatgtatacaaggacattaacctaaagttaaatgtataattttgaaacgagAGTGTTTCATATactggaagaataattttcagaggaagaatgtaaaatttaaaaatgaaaataatataaaaatacaaaattaaatgaaaattggagCCGTCTCCATGGTCTACCGTCCAAGGGTTAATAGTAAAATAAGAAGTGAGACTCTCTTCCCATAGAGATGCCTGCCATGCTCAGTactgtacatatgtatagaAATTGTGATAATATACAGATGCAAAcgtcaaataaaatattaatttcttttttattgtcATATAATCGCTTAcctaattattaacaatacgGCATTTGGTTCATGCTATTTGTGTATATTCATAGTAACTTTGAAATAAGATTCCACAAAAATCATATTATATACTTTACACGGCATTAATTTCGTAATACCATATAtccatttataaaataataaatgtaaaattctTGCAAATGTTGTGCGTTTGCAATCAGTTACCACTAAATTATGTATACCCcatatgtttttaaaaatctaATACTTTAAGTTAAGCGCATCATTATAACTTAgcatgaaaaaataatttttaagtgACAGAATGtactaattaaataaaaacgaCGAATCCATCCATAGGGATTTTCTTAGATCATAAACATCTAACTTTTATGCTTTGAAAGCTAAGTAACCATGATACataggaataaaaattgattaaaaaagaTTCAATTTGTAAAATTCATGATCAAGAGCGccatagaaaaatataaatcagcgatatatttataataatttagatcctttttttttacaaacaacACAACATATTAAGAACACCCGCCATAGCAATAATTATGTTAGCATTATTATCGATACAGAATCCAGTACGGTACTTAAATATATAATCTTACATGTCCCATTTTTAAAAGACtcatttaattagaaattagacttaatttgattaaaagtaatttaagataattattaatttatcaggcgtaagtaataaaattaaaaatattaaaataatagaaaaagacAGCATAGATAccgaatttataaaatttaaatacttttaataCACATAATATGACGTTTTATCATTGGAATAAGTTTCATAAATCAAggtaaaataaatgaaataaatagaaatttatgCACATAGGACTTTTCATGTTTCTTCCGTTAAATCAGGCATGTACACGAAATTGTCCAAGGAACATCCCGAGTACTCGCGGGCTACTTTGGGCGCTCGTGTCCATTTTACTACTTGCTATTCATACTCAGGTTAGATGAAGTACTTATACTGGGTTCAATACCGATTACTCTATAAAAGGTTCACCAATGTCCAGCAGGtgattgtaaatattttttagaaacGCTTGAATAACAAAGTCGCAATAACGCGGACTGAAATGACTCAGAAACAAACGTTCCAAAACGACAAATATAaagtatttatataaaatcaaCTTTCACATATTCGAATCTCAAATATTTCACAGCGATGATCGCTCGGTATTGAGCAACTTCTTCATTGTGTTTTACAATTGTAAACTTAATACTCCACCAAAGATACTCAAGACACCTTATACTTTTCTGGAGATATTTACACCATTTAGTTTCTCTAGTGgaaaattcaagaaatatGCAATATTATAagatttatattttgaaatcacagtttttccttttttcttttttttacttactttaaaaaataagtatAATAATACAAGTCTAAAGAGAATACAATTAACTATAGCTCCTTAtgtattgaattaaattacactTATAACTGTGTCAAAGTTATCTCTAATTTTaatagttaatttttttaatattctcttttatcttttgaaattttcaacacaAGTTGTTTGTTATTACTCTATATTAACGTGATACTGCAATTAAACATTAAAAGAACATTTAGTGTAAGTCTTagatatatagatatatattaTGTAGGCAATAATGATTTCagtattttagaaaattatatataaaaaaatcaaaaattcatacaaattatattttaaatacaaaaaagtaaaaagaagtTCGGCTGtcataattttattgaaatataaagtaaatattatgaaaaaaagaaaaaaaagctTAAACTGATGTATCTTTATTCGATCACTGTGACTTCGAACGTCTGATGTTAACACTAGGAACTAAGATTTTACATTTGTTTATACTGTCacatattaaaatagaatacttATGCATAGTATTATCGCTATAGAATAAAATCATGCAAACATATAatttaagaattatttttccaacCTTTGGTAGATCATTATGCAAAATCAGAAAATccatgaaataattttcttgcATATATGCTTTCAACGATTAGGCTCTGTTACTTCATTGAATAAAGGTGTCAATGAATCAACATCTTGCAATCCATCAAAATTACTAAGTGGGTCTAAATCGTTCGTTTCCGTATCAGTTTCTCCTAGAAAATTAGCTTCGAGTAAATCCACAACGTTCCTACACAAACTGATAGAAGTAGATTCATTTACAGATTCATTGTGTAAGTTTAAAGAGTTCAAAGTGGGACTTGAAAGTATCGGTTCGTTAGTCTCCTGATAAGTTTCTTGCGACTGAACTGTATGCAACGGTGTAGAAGGATATGATCTTGATCCATTACTATCTTCAGTATAAGATGGTGCGTATGCACACACTGACACAGGTAGCGGTGTATTAGGATAAGAACGCGACTGTATTATTTTCTGTAAGGTTCCACCTTCTGGAACATTCAGTACATTCGACGAATCCAGCATATCCTCTTCTGACAGGCTTAGATTTGAATTTGGTAGAGCACCCAACActattgaattattttctatcAGGCCTTCCTCTGTAGGTTGCTCTGGTAAAATCTCTAAACTTTGTGTCCCTTCTACgttcaaaatatttaatatattagtTATATTTTCAGATGTAATTTCCTTATCACTCATTAAGAAATGTTGATCGTCCGATATGAAATTTGGATCGACATCGTCGAGTAAGTACGCTGAAGTTCCTTCTGATTGACCTATCGATCCGAAATCGTTAAACTCGCTAGGTACTGGTGTAGGTGCTACAGAACTGCTTGTAGACGGATTAAAACTGTGACTTTGAAATGAAGGTAAACAGTGTTGTGTCGAGATAGGTGACATTAATGCAGGATTAACCATCCTGTGTAATGGAACTGATTGTGATCTATAAAGTTCATTGGAAAACTGTTTATTGTTATGAAATAATTCGCTAATTTCTTGATCAGGTTGGCTTTTCCggtaaacattttttatttcctgcAAATTTTCTTGACTTGGATAGTTAATAAGTAATTGTTTCTGTGGTGCTAGATCAGAAGATAAAAATGCAGCGCACTGTGATCCTTGTCCTTCTTTTTTTGGTATAACAGAAATTTGCATGGTACCACTATCAACCTGTACTTCCGACGATTTTGTAGAAATCAACGGTAATTGTGGCGTAGACGATGTTTGCCTAATTATATCCGGACCACTGGTGGGAACAACGAAGGTATCGTTTTTATTAGTATAAGGCATGCTACAGGATATCGAACGCGACAACGATTTATGAGCACGCACTCTGAAACTACTCGTTTGCAAATTACTTCTGGAACGTGGTACTGGTGTATTCCGAGGTGAAACAAACGGACTGGCGTTTGCTGAATTTGATTTAGAAGCGCGGCCATTAATGGGTGAATGCGGACCAGGCGATATTGgtgtgaaattaaatattcgaCGACGAGTGTTTGGACTTTGCGGAACTCTATTAGTAATGACATTTGAATCTTGCACATGTTCTACAACGTTCGTTTCAAAACTGACCCTACGCTTCgtattattttgatttgaatGATTCAGCAATGTtggtaatattaaattatgctTTTGAGTTATCTCACGTTTGTCTACGTTTTGCCTAATAATAGCAGCAGGTAATACATCACTGGATGCGTGTACAGTTCCTGCTTTTAAATTTTGTTCTAAAATTAATCTTACTTGTGAAACTTTATCAGATCTTGATACTTGTTCATCGATAGTGATAGCATTAGCTTCTACATCAGAACTCGATGAATTACTTTGTTGAAAATACTGTAATAATTCTTCTTCCTGCTCCTGGGAATTGTTACCTCCGTTTAAATAATCGTCCAAAGCATCCGATTCGATCGAGCCAAGTTTCTCGGTTTTATCAACGTTTTCTTGCAATAATCGAATCTGATCTTTCGTTAAAACTGTAGAATCTTCGGTTGTGTTTAAACTACGATCAAAACTGCTAGGATAATTGTTTACTTTAATGCAACTTTTGGAACATGTTGACGATTCGATATCACAGTTTTTAGTAGGCTGATTGTCGACAGCCTCATTTCCTTTGCACTTGGTAGATTTCAAATTACTACCTAGTATCACCGATATTTTTCCAGGACGTTGTATAGATGTAAGTTTAGGCAACAACATATTGGAATGCTCTACATTCTCTTGTATCAACTGTTCTGTAagttttgtttgtttttcaGGGCTTGTCTCTGATGATTGATTCAATACAACTGGATTGGCACGCTTTCTGGAATTTTTGGATTTGATATCACGCTGTGTATTCGTACAGTTGGTCGTCATTATACTAGGATTGCTATTCTGTATGTCTTCGATCGATTGTACCACTATATTATCACAGTTGGATTCCAAGGAGATGTTAGATGGCTGACTATTAgctttaacaatttttttctgcCTATTTGTTACTACAGCAGATAAACTTATTTTAGTTAATGCATTTTGCCCACTTGATGGATTTGTACCTTGAGATGACTGAATGAATTTTAGTTTCTTATTTCCTTTAGATACCCCCATTTTATTATCAACAGTCTTCTCTTTGTTCTGATTCTGAAATATTATCACACTTATAATCAATAcatataaaatcattttaataattaataaaatattccttttttatttaaatatattatgtTTTTGAAACATGATTTTCTACCTGTATAATAGTATCAAGATGACGATGCTTTTGATCCCTTATATGTTCTCGCTGCTGTAATTTTCGTTGCAATTGTAATTGTGCTTCTCTGAGTTTTCCAGATTTCCCACTTATGGGTGTTATATGCAAATCTGTACTCGATTCTGTACAGAAAACatcgtttttaatttatatataaatatatgtgtagtgtatatatatatatatatatatacattaagTACATGAAAATCAACAAACCTTTATTTGTCGATGAATTAGAATTTCCTGAACCACATAATATACATACAGCAGAAAGAGATCGAGTATCAACACAAAGATTATCAACGAGATGACGTGCTAAGGCACTCaaagttggaaattttaaGCCCAACAGGTTTTCTGCCCATTCTCTGATCAGCGTAGAAGCAGCTCCTAACATTTCTTCAGTAATATTTTCATCTACTTCATCACCCTAAAAAATTGAATGGTTTAAAGTGCAAGTAATTAACATCCATAAAGGTAAGTGTTCCAAATTATATGATTTTTCAAACATATTGTAAACTTAACTACTTTCAATTccaatataaaatatacatatgaattgaataaatctttttcaatcataaaataatttacaagtTGTAGAAACgagttatttaaaatattttaattatagtcTTATATCTCACAATTTGAGTGCCTGATATATCAGGCAATGTTGGAGGATCCAACTTCACTCTTTTACGCATTCCAGCATAACAATAACGTGAATTGCCTCGGGTGCCCAATCTGCGTGGTCGAACTCTGGGATATACTTGTTTCATAACTTTTCCAAAATCAGCAGTTGATAAAGGTTTCATAGAATTTCGTGTACAATACATACTGTAAGTAAATtgaacaaatttaaaaaaataattccttctataatttattgttaacgATGTATATAAATCCTGAAGGAAAATTTACTGTATTATAACACATCGATACTACATAGTTTATCAAGAATTCACATAATGATTATTTAAACAGACTGAATCCAAAATGCTTACTTATATTCTTCGTAAACTTCTTGTTTTGGTAATGAAACATCTGGATCTTCTTCCAAATGCGTTTTAATCCACATGATAGTTTGATGAATTTCATAACGGTTTCCTAGCGGATTCAATGGTTGTCTTAAAGGATCAACAGTTGCCCCGCTATTGGTCAATGATAATGGAAGTTTCAGGTACAAcaacaatttttcttctattttcagTTGTTCAATTTGTGAAAAAATTTCTTGAATATGTGTTTTTGATTCTTCACTGCgcacaaaaattaataaaggTATTATCATCaataatcttttatttattttcattaaagtaataaaacaaaaatattttacaattttctttttattgaaaaacacaacaaaatcataaaaatatatcataACACATTTAATATAAATCTATATACAGAATGTTCTAACAAATTTTACAATAGTATCAGCAAATATATTTTCCTTGTTTTTAGTATTACAAATGTTTTGTGTCTAAGAACTGTACTATGTAgtagaaattataatataataataacgatgaagaaaaattagaaacgTATTCATTTTTTGCAATATAtttgttttcaattaaatttatttttaattcataggAAGAATAATTGTTCTCCAATCATTTATACTTTTctttattagaataattattattgtctCAAACATTTATCATATAGTCTGAAAcctttaaaatttgtttcaatttaatttctgctattataaaatgtatgaatatcaaagtattcttttttttaatgcaaAAAGGATTTTAGTATTTGTATCCGCTTTTAGTTTatgttttatacaaaaattattcaaattactaccatatacatataacacttcttgtatttaatatactttttatatATCTTCACAAAAATTAACCTGCAAACTATGAAGTATCAAATGTTTGACTTTTTCTCTTAATATTCATTATAAACTGtttgaaaaaagtaaaaaacaagaaaaatattttaattgttgattctatataaaaacatttttttattcttcaaatatattttcatttaataaattaatactttTAAAGAAGCATACAATATGTactattttgtattttttccttctcttctcaTTTTCCACGATAAATTTTCCAAAGTTAAatgttcatttcatttcaagatattaatcatttataaaataatatcatgAAAGTTTTATCTTGATATAATGTTACTTCTTTAATAAATAAGACaacaattttgtaatatacatcatACTAGTATAAGTtctttgaaaagaaatttatttctttgtaatgaaatattagtttctcttttttcaaaCGGGGACAGGTGTGTGGAGGGGAGATGGTGATAGCGCGCGCGTTtgagagagcgagagagagaaaaagatatTACATTAACCTGATGCTATCCTCGATTAGGAGCCGAATTTTGTCGCACTTGGTTGTTCCATGATTTGTTAAGGCCGTGAACTTGGCCGCGATAATATCTTGAAGTAGGTCGTCGTCGTGGAAGCCGTTTGAAAATTTGCCGGTAGCCAGCCGCTGATTTGACTGTAACTGTTTGTTATTGTCATTAATACCGGCATTATTACTACCTTCACCATTCTCAGGAGAAACGTCAGTTCGTTCCTTCTTGATTCGTTTACCGTCGAACGCGCTTTCGTCGACATTAAGCTCGATTCTCGCGGGTGACTTGCTAACGCAGGGCTTCGTTCGATCATGGTTATCAGTATTCATTGTACCCCGTCACCGGAGACGCTTTTATAATTATGTGTGTAAAAATTTATCACCACCCGCTGGACGCGAGCACCCTACCATTTTGTCAAAGACAGCTGGACTATTTGTTAGCATTGCACTCCCAGTGATTGCACATAAGCGCCATTTGAGACCCTCCACTCGCGCGGACTGACAAGTCGCCGAAGTGCATACAGTATGAAAATAACCGGAAATTTGTCATACCGCTCTTATGCACAGCATTTTGCCCGTGATTAGTGGCATAAACAATTTCAACGGAACGAACTTATGCGCAGCCCATCATGAATTTCAAATCGAGGATTAGTGGACGGTCTACCACACAACGAAAACTTCAGCACTTTGCGCGTTCTTCAATTACCATAGATTGTGTTTTATATTAAGAGTATATCGCTTCAGTTTCTTTCATATCAGGTCGCGTTCTCACTGAATTCACCATTtcatttaacaataaaaacaactaTCATTGATAAACTTTgttctcaatttttaatccTTAAACTGTATAATTATATTtggtatatttttatacaactcttaaaagttattgaaaattcagttaaataataatagcattatttaatgattataagaattttatgaattatttttaaatatgtcgTATTTCTTATTGGGCATTTTCATTCTATGTACATAtgcatatattatatatataattatttgtttaaatacatatttatttgtatgtatgtatgtatgtatattcgttaaatatattcaataaTGTGATTGGTTAATATTAACAGTTGAATAGCTACAAAcggtctgtgtataatatacatatacatagtatatatatatattttttttttatttatacaaaatatgtattttcattattatataatcgcgaacataaaaaaattatttcatattaaaaaagCACATATaaagttttacaatatataaacaagaataatattgttttatatatatatatacaggaTGTCCCAGTATTGATGGTACAAATATGAAGGGGATTATGTATACATGAGAAAATTAGtcgaaaatatgaaatacaattttttcatttgaagctttgtttttgaaaaaaatcaacTGTGAATCTTCTTCGAGTACCTAACTATATCGTGATTGATCGAATTTCTATGCAAATCATATTTCATAGGTTTATTGGTAATAATAAAGCATGTAATTTTGAAGATTTACtttataaatgtaaaaattgttgaaaatgttGGCCACCGTACTGCATATATATACAACTGTACTTTCCGAATTATACTATATTAAACGATACTGATTTTCTCGAAAACAAGACCTCcaagtaaaaaatttattccatattttcgaCTCATTTTTTCATGTGGAATCACCCTCATCATGGTTGTATCATCAATACTGGGACACcttacatacatacatgtagTACTGCTTTATTTTGTACCAAATCATATTTAATTACTCTTGAgcaaattttgaattaattatacagtattaaaatattaaagatgTTTCTGGGATGATTGCAAAATTAGTAAAACCGAGAATTGCTTGTTTTATTCTCTAAATTCAAATGGTtgaattcattttgattagtgATGTACTATTTAACAccgtatttaatatttcatgttGTATGCATACATACAATTGTATATACCTCTtgaaagtaataatttattattagtttttaacatcattttttataaatttttacatGTTATTACTAAAACGTTTACTATTCGTTTTGACAGTCTGATGTGGAGCAATGTCGAGTAATAGTTACTAATGGTTACTAATAAATCTTTATACCAAGAAGAAGTCATGTCACGCGGTTTTTAAgtttgaaaagaaataattatcaaatgtTTATTTCGTAAACGTATAATATAAactaatttacatttaactttGGTAAGTATTATGCTgttaataagaaaattttcttttttatatatgtTGAGTAATGAAATACACTGATGTTATTCGTGTTTAACCTCTTATAGACCTTGAATAACTATGCTAAGGATGTTAAGCATACCTCCAAGttcttatttaaatcaatttgGATTacaaaagtattcaaaatattataacctttgtttgaaaagaaatattacatcCAGtactataaaatataaagcaagtttaattgaaaatgaagttaataaatttcaagaaGGACAAGTTATTCATGGTTTTATCGTGGATAAAATTGCAATGGTGGATGAAGTGCATCTAAATGCAATAGAATTGACTCATTTGGGTACTGGGGCACAATATTTACATTTAGCAAGAGACGATAGCAACAATGTATTTTCAATTGCATTTCGTACACCTCCAAAAGATTCTACAGGAGTACCTCACATTTTGGAACATATTACCCTTTGTGGTAGTAAAAGGTATCCATGTAGAGATCCATTCTTCAAAATGCTAAGAAGATCATTAGCTACTTTTATGAATGCTATGACAGGACCTGATTACACTGTATATCCATTTTCTACACAAAACTCAAAAGATTATAGAAATCTACAATCTGTATACTTAGATTCAGTATTTAAACCGCTTTTGAAAGAACTTGATTTTAAACAAGAAGGCTGGAGATTAGAACATGAAGATGTTCATGATAAAAATTCACCTATCATTTTTAAAGGAGTAGTTTTCAACGAAATGAAAGgtgttttcaatgaaaatcaaaCAATATTTGCCGAacaattattgaataaaattctaCCTAGTCATACCTATTCTGTAATTTCTGGAGGAGATCCTCTTGTTATTCCTACTTTAAGATACACTGATctgttaaattttcatcaaactCATTATCATCCTTCTAATTCTCGATTCTACTCATATGGTAATTTTCCCTTAGACGatcatttgaaatttgttaatGAGCAATACTTGTTTCTAGTAGATAAGATTGACACTTCTGCATCAGAGGTTCCTTCAGAAAAACGATGGGATAAACCAAGAAAAGAACACATTGTGTGTAAACCAGATCCCATGATTGCAGATCCTAACCGACAAGGCAGCATAGCTATTGGTTTCTTATGTAATGACATAACAGACATAcagaaaaattttgaaatgcaTATTTTATCTCAACTTCTTTTGAAAGGTCCAAATTCATCGTTTTATAAATCCTTAGTAGAGTCAAATATAGGAATTGCTTTTGGTCCGATGACAGGCTTCGATTCTCAGTGTAAagatacaatatttattgtaaGTTTACTTGGTGTCAAAGCAGATGATTTTGAGAAggtagaaaatatatttaacgaAACTGTACAAAAAGTTATTAAGGAGGAATTTAGTAAGGATCACGTTGAATCTGTTTTACATAGTATTGAACTTCAAACAAAACATCAAACTTCTAGTTTTGGATTacaattactttttaatttaacaccATTATGGAATCATAATGGAGATCTCATAAAATCAATAAGAATCAATGAAGCAATTAGAacatttaaagaaaaaatgaataataatccCAAATATCTTCAAGAATTAGTGAAGACATATTTAATGGATAATACTCATAAATTAACATTGACAATGTTGCCATATGAACAATACGATCATGATAAAGCAGTTGCAGAACGTAAATTGTTAGAGTCGAAATTAAAAGAACTTTCTAAGGAAGAATTAGAACAAATTTATATCGATGGACAAATTTTACTTCAAGAACAACAAAAACAAGTAGATGTAAATGTTCTTCCTACTTTGAAAATAGAAGATATAAAAGTCGATGTAGAACGTTACAAATTAATGGATACAAAAGTAGTTGATGTTCCTGTACAAGTAGCTACTGAACCAACAAATGGTGTATGTTATTACCGAGGAATACTTAATACACAAAACTTGGAACCCGAATTAAAAAGTTTATTACCacttttcaataatattatttcaaaaatgggtacaaaaaattataattacagaaactttgaTCAGTTAATACGACTAAAAACTGGAGGCTTAAATTTTATGAATCACATTGTAGAAcataagaataatttattgcaATACGAAGAAGGAATACTAATAGAATCTTATTGTTTAGATCATAATATAAACGATATGTGGAAATTATGGTTAGAATTGTTTAATAATGTCAAACTGTCTGAAATTGAAAGATTTAAGACGCTTGTTAAAATCAATGCCGCAGATCTGATTAATGGAATTGCAGATTTAGGGCACACATATGCAATGAGTAGTGCAGCCAGTTTGGTTTCTCCAGTtatgaaattcaaagaaaatttgtcAG from Osmia bicornis bicornis chromosome 10, iOsmBic2.1, whole genome shotgun sequence encodes:
- the LOC114881209 gene encoding uncharacterized protein LOC114881209 isoform X1 → MNTDNHDRTKPCVSKSPARIELNVDESAFDGKRIKKERTDVSPENGEGSNNAGINDNNKQLQSNQRLATGKFSNGFHDDDLLQDIIAAKFTALTNHGTTKCDKIRLLIEDSIRLIEESKTHIQEIFSQIEQLKIEEKLLLYLKLPLSLTNSGATVDPLRQPLNPLGNRYEIHQTIMWIKTHLEEDPDVSLPKQEVYEEYNMYCTRNSMKPLSTADFGKVMKQVYPRVRPRRLGTRGNSRYCYAGMRKRVKLDPPTLPDISGTQIGDEVDENITEEMLGAASTLIREWAENLLGLKFPTLSALARHLVDNLCVDTRSLSAVCILCGSGNSNSSTNKESSTDLHITPISGKSGKLREAQLQLQRKLQQREHIRDQKHRHLDTIIQNQNKEKTVDNKMGVSKGNKKLKFIQSSQGTNPSSGQNALTKISLSAVVTNRQKKIVKANSQPSNISLESNCDNIVVQSIEDIQNSNPSIMTTNCTNTQRDIKSKNSRKRANPVVLNQSSETSPEKQTKLTEQLIQENVEHSNMLLPKLTSIQRPGKISVILGSNLKSTKCKGNEAVDNQPTKNCDIESSTCSKSCIKVNNYPSSFDRSLNTTEDSTVLTKDQIRLLQENVDKTEKLGSIESDALDDYLNGGNNSQEQEEELLQYFQQSNSSSSDVEANAITIDEQVSRSDKVSQVRLILEQNLKAGTVHASSDVLPAAIIRQNVDKREITQKHNLILPTLLNHSNQNNTKRRVSFETNVVEHVQDSNVITNRVPQSPNTRRRIFNFTPISPGPHSPINGRASKSNSANASPFVSPRNTPVPRSRSNLQTSSFRVRAHKSLSRSISCSMPYTNKNDTFVVPTSGPDIIRQTSSTPQLPLISTKSSEVQVDSGTMQISVIPKKEGQGSQCAAFLSSDLAPQKQLLINYPSQENLQEIKNVYRKSQPDQEISELFHNNKQFSNELYRSQSVPLHRMVNPALMSPISTQHCLPSFQSHSFNPSTSSSVAPTPVPSEFNDFGSIGQSEGTSAYLLDDVDPNFISDDQHFLMSDKEITSENITNILNILNVEGTQSLEILPEQPTEEGLIENNSIVLGALPNSNLSLSEEDMLDSSNVLNVPEGGTLQKIIQSRSYPNTPLPVSVCAYAPSYTEDSNGSRSYPSTPLHTVQSQETYQETNEPILSSPTLNSLNLHNESVNESTSISLCRNVVDLLEANFLGETDTETNDLDPLSNFDGLQDVDSLTPLFNEVTEPNR